A genomic window from Halodesulfovibrio sp. includes:
- the qrcB gene encoding menaquinone reductase molybdopterin-binding-like subunit QrcB, protein MAVDRRGFLKFVAGATTGVLATPVPWKLLDDASIWTQNWPWIPRNVDGENSYISTISKLCPSAAGMKIRLVGNRPVRALPDDNHPLSMGGITALAAAEVQLMYSPSRVKRPLKHSGDGAYVAISWEEAEKMLKENLRRAGSKVAYVSGDETGTINELLSGMAKASGSEDFYMMPSEVQPAALAFANMNGKGQLGYDIENSDYVFAIGANILESWGTVLRNRAAFKNTHPAGEKPTATFVYAGPVQSNTAAGADEWLPAKSGAEAIVAMGIANLLIKSGATIDAPDFAEFKELAALYTPQKVATLAGVAPAKLKAIAAALSKAQNPVVLTGSEFGQGTGVATVLAGTAVNMLLGSFGREGGVKALPLAPKVIASGMDRSEIAQKDLVAYLSRLNAGKVSAPKAMVFYEANPVYGLPQPAAMSKVMHKVPFKVAFTSFLDETAKACDLILPTPLGLERFDDVETPYGIGQAFYGLARPVAPCAVDGKPAADVLLGVAGQLNMDLGFATFEEVLQAKAEAAGADWDSLMEGEFFTSDAVVEQSGLRLCAGIIGKALATAPKASKLSIAPVQKLNIGTPNTAIPPYNNKTIRRWELQKNEMYVAMNGATARELGVVKHDRIKLSNSSGSIQARVNIFEGVMPNTIAVLMGFGHTAFDKFSKGKGENVMELLTVGYEAGTGQSVWNVAGVNVSKA, encoded by the coding sequence ATGGCAGTAGATAGACGAGGATTCCTTAAGTTTGTTGCAGGCGCCACCACTGGTGTTCTGGCTACTCCGGTACCTTGGAAACTCCTTGATGACGCGAGTATCTGGACTCAGAACTGGCCCTGGATTCCACGAAATGTAGATGGAGAAAACTCCTACATTTCAACAATCAGTAAATTGTGTCCTTCCGCTGCGGGCATGAAAATTCGTCTTGTAGGCAATCGCCCTGTGCGTGCGCTTCCAGATGATAACCACCCTCTTTCCATGGGTGGCATCACTGCTCTTGCTGCAGCAGAAGTTCAGCTTATGTACTCTCCTTCCCGTGTGAAACGTCCACTTAAGCATTCCGGTGACGGCGCTTACGTTGCGATTTCATGGGAAGAAGCAGAAAAAATGCTCAAAGAAAACCTCAGAAGAGCAGGTTCCAAAGTTGCTTATGTATCCGGAGACGAAACCGGTACGATCAACGAACTTCTTTCCGGTATGGCGAAAGCAAGTGGTTCCGAAGACTTCTACATGATGCCTTCAGAGGTTCAGCCAGCAGCACTCGCCTTTGCCAACATGAATGGTAAAGGTCAGCTCGGCTACGACATCGAAAACAGCGACTACGTGTTTGCTATCGGTGCCAACATTCTTGAGTCATGGGGTACTGTGCTTCGCAACCGCGCTGCATTTAAAAACACCCACCCTGCTGGAGAGAAACCTACCGCTACATTCGTTTACGCAGGTCCTGTGCAGAGTAACACTGCCGCAGGCGCAGACGAATGGTTACCAGCTAAATCCGGTGCAGAAGCAATTGTTGCAATGGGTATTGCAAACTTGCTTATCAAATCCGGCGCTACAATTGACGCACCTGACTTTGCAGAGTTCAAAGAGCTTGCTGCTCTCTACACTCCACAAAAAGTTGCGACACTTGCAGGCGTTGCTCCTGCAAAGCTTAAAGCTATTGCAGCTGCGCTTTCAAAAGCTCAGAACCCAGTTGTTCTTACCGGTTCCGAATTCGGTCAGGGCACTGGCGTAGCAACAGTTCTTGCTGGTACCGCGGTTAACATGCTGCTCGGTAGCTTTGGTCGCGAAGGCGGCGTAAAAGCTCTTCCTTTGGCACCGAAAGTTATCGCTTCCGGTATGGATCGTTCTGAAATTGCTCAAAAAGACCTCGTTGCATACCTTTCCCGCCTTAATGCAGGTAAAGTTTCCGCACCAAAAGCTATGGTCTTCTACGAAGCAAACCCTGTTTACGGTCTGCCTCAGCCTGCAGCTATGTCAAAAGTTATGCATAAGGTTCCGTTTAAAGTTGCTTTCACAAGCTTCCTTGATGAAACAGCTAAAGCGTGTGACCTTATTCTGCCTACACCACTCGGTCTCGAACGTTTTGATGACGTAGAAACACCTTACGGCATTGGTCAGGCTTTTTACGGTCTTGCCCGTCCTGTTGCACCATGTGCAGTTGACGGCAAACCTGCTGCTGATGTTCTTCTTGGTGTTGCCGGTCAGCTCAACATGGATCTTGGTTTTGCTACGTTTGAAGAAGTTCTTCAGGCAAAAGCAGAAGCCGCAGGTGCTGATTGGGATAGCCTGATGGAAGGCGAATTCTTTACAAGCGATGCTGTTGTAGAACAATCCGGTCTGCGCCTTTGTGCAGGCATTATCGGTAAAGCTCTTGCTACTGCGCCTAAGGCTAGCAAGCTGAGCATCGCCCCTGTACAGAAGCTTAACATCGGTACTCCTAACACCGCTATTCCACCGTACAACAACAAAACAATTCGCCGCTGGGAACTCCAGAAAAACGAAATGTATGTTGCTATGAACGGTGCAACAGCGCGTGAGCTTGGCGTGGTAAAACACGACCGTATCAAGCTCAGCAATAGCAGTGGCAGCATCCAAGCCCGTGTGAACATTTTCGAAGGCGTTATGCCAAACACCATCGCTGTGCTGATGGGCTTTGGTCACACCGCGTTTGATAAGTTCAGCAAAGGCAAAGGCGAAAACGTCATGGAGCTGCTGACTGTTGGTTATGAAGCCGGCACCGGACAGTCTGTCTGGAATGTTGCTGGTGTAAACGTCAGCAAGGCATAA
- a CDS encoding RHS repeat-associated core domain-containing protein: MRGDGLNFIKVMVSKLPYHVYENNKMLWSKIANHKLVTVAMLNFGCGLFDEGTGLILFLFRDYDPSTGRFIQRDPLGLRGGDVDVYGYCLVDPVNLIDPIGLLGLTKDERKMINGKPRGWTHIMKQLATLLTSFSGRAFIFAEVLEEILPSRDQGDERDDSKDEAPNESYQRKGEDEEHRVIPEESYPKLSLL, from the coding sequence ATGCGGGGAGATGGTCTCAATTTTATCAAAGTGATGGTGTCCAAACTTCCATACCACGTGTACGAAAACAACAAGATGCTTTGGTCGAAGATTGCGAACCATAAGCTCGTGACTGTTGCCATGCTTAATTTTGGCTGTGGACTGTTTGATGAGGGTACTGGTCTGATTCTTTTTTTATTTCGTGATTATGATCCGTCAACTGGGCGTTTTATTCAGCGGGATCCATTAGGCCTGCGAGGCGGTGATGTTGATGTATATGGGTATTGTTTGGTTGACCCAGTTAATTTGATTGATCCGATTGGTTTGCTTGGGTTGACTAAGGATGAAAGGAAAATGATAAATGGCAAGCCCCGTGGTTGGACTCATATTATGAAACAGTTAGCGACGTTGTTGACATCTTTTTCAGGAAGAGCTTTTATCTTTGCTGAGGTATTAGAAGAGATACTTCCATCGAGGGATCAAGGAGATGAGCGAGATGATTCAAAAGATGAAGCACCCAATGAAAGTTATCAAAGAAAGGGTGAAGACGAAGAGCATCGAGTAATTCCAGAAGAATCATATCCGAAGCTGTCATTGTTGTAA
- the ccpM gene encoding Cys-rich peptide radical SAM maturase CcpM — MMHKNNELFFSFCTPQNHYVYDANKNSILKVTQKVARYLEDRDSVIISESDKKFLDSIKKLGWLQDSKIEEIVHPSTAILPSLLERRVEGITLQITQQCNLRCKYCVYSGCYDSRGHTNKAMSFETACKGVDFLLNHSIDCDDINIGFYGGEPLLAFNVLKKVVAYVEEKGEGKNIGFHITTNGTLFTEEILTYLQEKKFHVLISLDGDKEQHDKNRVFAVSGTGTFDTIMKYLGIIKEHYSDLYSRMTYNAVIDPTITNQCSNNFFLQCKEAEGVNVTASIISSQYRKDDIDIPDEFFIQEEKENFKLFLHKLNRLESKHISKITLGKFEEIKGKMFLLRQRPTALPEKCHPGGPCVPGVRKLFLNVDGELFPCERVSESSKLSIIGNLIDGFDFERIESILNVGRLTASHCKKCWAFLMCTQCIATADQNEKLSAQKRLAGCKEVKGYAEEMLKDYCTLLEYGFVFENDEIPLYTWD, encoded by the coding sequence ATGATGCATAAGAATAATGAATTATTTTTTTCTTTTTGCACACCACAGAATCACTATGTTTATGATGCAAATAAGAATTCTATATTAAAAGTAACACAGAAAGTTGCAAGGTATCTTGAAGATAGAGATAGTGTAATCATTTCTGAATCAGACAAAAAATTTTTAGATAGTATAAAAAAACTTGGTTGGTTACAGGATAGCAAAATAGAAGAAATTGTTCACCCAAGCACAGCCATCCTCCCCTCCTTATTAGAACGAAGGGTTGAGGGGATTACATTGCAGATTACTCAACAGTGCAATCTTCGCTGTAAATATTGTGTTTATTCAGGATGTTATGACAGTAGGGGGCATACAAATAAGGCCATGTCTTTCGAAACAGCATGCAAGGGAGTAGATTTTCTTCTGAACCACTCCATTGACTGCGATGATATCAATATAGGGTTTTATGGCGGAGAACCCTTGTTGGCATTTAACGTGTTAAAAAAAGTTGTGGCATATGTTGAAGAGAAAGGGGAAGGGAAAAATATTGGCTTCCACATCACGACCAATGGAACTTTGTTTACGGAAGAAATTTTAACATATCTTCAAGAGAAAAAATTCCATGTTTTGATAAGCTTAGATGGAGATAAAGAACAGCACGACAAGAATAGAGTTTTTGCCGTTTCAGGAACCGGTACCTTTGATACTATTATGAAATATTTGGGAATAATTAAAGAGCATTACTCTGATCTATATTCACGAATGACGTATAATGCTGTAATTGATCCAACAATAACCAATCAGTGTTCGAATAATTTTTTCCTTCAATGTAAAGAAGCTGAAGGGGTAAACGTTACCGCAAGCATTATTTCTAGCCAGTATCGAAAAGATGACATTGACATTCCTGACGAATTTTTCATTCAGGAAGAAAAAGAGAATTTTAAACTTTTTCTTCACAAATTAAATCGATTAGAGTCAAAACATATTTCCAAAATTACGTTAGGGAAATTTGAAGAGATCAAAGGAAAGATGTTTTTGTTACGTCAACGCCCGACAGCACTCCCTGAAAAATGCCATCCAGGTGGTCCATGTGTTCCCGGCGTTAGGAAATTATTCTTAAATGTTGATGGCGAGTTATTCCCTTGTGAAAGAGTTAGTGAATCTTCAAAGCTAAGCATTATAGGAAATTTGATAGATGGATTTGATTTCGAAAGAATTGAGTCCATTCTGAATGTAGGCCGCTTGACAGCCTCTCACTGCAAAAAGTGTTGGGCTTTCTTAATGTGTACGCAATGTATTGCAACTGCAGATCAAAATGAAAAGTTGTCAGCACAAAAAAGATTGGCGGGTTGCAAAGAGGTAAAAGGCTATGCTGAAGAGATGCTGAAAGATTATTGTACACTTCTTGAGTACGGTTTTGTTTTTGAGAATGATGAAATACCGTTATACACATGGGATTAG
- a CDS encoding ATP-binding protein: MDKNIREKFSLLSSAQGESQLSGSTDFSTAIEKIVELETYSAKLELEASAAKREAALLKELLRVIPADATVYTADDQILYSTTAAPDPMWVSTQGGDGEQKAEAEPIVSQSQSSQSSTSRLAGGIGYAEVERHVKTGAHRNVQYIPLRSAQGDPLVVKYAYDVTRELEMAHELRAAKDAAEAADKAKSDFLTTMSHEIRTPMNGLLGMLDLALDTELDAEQREYLEAVENSAESLLVLINQILDFSKIEAGVLEVDKQAFRLRKRLSALRTMFFHRAEERCLHLVFTIPDDVPDVIVGDFPRIRQVIVNLLDNALKFTDGGTVHLSVDLESLESDNAQLRFSVKDSGIGILKEHQDAIFERFVQTDSSVSRQYQGTGLGLAICRKLVELMGGELRVSSAPGEGAEFYFTLPFQLGKLNERGEVATRETAMAKPVLGSTKKVLVVDDNAVNLKYMDIFLRKQGFEVELATNGIEALEAVKIEEYDLVLMDIAMPQMDGLEATRRIRESTSFCVRPDVPVVAMTAHALKGDREAFLAAGMNEYVGKPINPDNLLRVLFGLLQEFDATAK, from the coding sequence ATGGATAAGAATATTCGAGAAAAATTCTCTTTGCTTAGCTCCGCACAGGGAGAATCACAACTTTCTGGCTCTACAGATTTTTCGACAGCTATTGAAAAAATCGTCGAGCTTGAAACATATTCGGCAAAACTAGAGTTGGAAGCATCGGCAGCGAAGCGTGAAGCGGCGTTGCTTAAGGAGCTTTTGCGCGTGATTCCTGCTGATGCAACAGTATATACGGCGGATGACCAGATTTTATACAGCACTACAGCAGCGCCTGATCCCATGTGGGTATCGACACAGGGCGGGGATGGCGAGCAAAAAGCAGAAGCGGAACCTATAGTTTCGCAGAGCCAAAGCTCTCAATCTTCAACAAGTCGTCTTGCCGGTGGTATCGGCTATGCAGAAGTAGAGCGGCATGTAAAAACAGGCGCGCATCGCAATGTTCAATATATTCCCCTACGATCAGCGCAAGGCGATCCGCTTGTTGTGAAGTATGCGTATGATGTAACCCGTGAATTGGAAATGGCGCATGAGTTGCGAGCTGCAAAAGATGCTGCCGAAGCGGCAGATAAAGCAAAAAGCGACTTTTTAACTACGATGAGCCATGAGATCCGCACTCCGATGAACGGGCTATTGGGTATGCTCGACCTTGCGCTTGATACTGAGTTAGATGCAGAGCAACGTGAGTACCTTGAGGCGGTAGAGAATTCCGCTGAGTCTTTGCTGGTGCTTATCAATCAGATACTTGATTTCTCGAAAATCGAAGCAGGTGTTCTGGAAGTTGATAAGCAGGCCTTCAGGCTTCGGAAGCGTCTTTCTGCCTTGCGGACGATGTTTTTTCATCGTGCAGAAGAACGTTGCTTACATCTTGTATTTACAATTCCCGACGATGTGCCGGATGTGATTGTCGGAGACTTTCCACGTATTAGGCAGGTGATTGTCAATCTGTTGGATAATGCGCTCAAATTTACGGACGGTGGCACTGTGCATTTGTCTGTAGACTTGGAAAGTCTTGAATCTGATAATGCTCAGCTGCGATTTTCTGTAAAAGATAGTGGCATAGGCATTCTTAAAGAGCATCAAGATGCAATTTTTGAACGTTTTGTACAGACTGACAGCTCAGTATCGCGTCAATATCAGGGCACAGGGCTTGGACTTGCTATTTGCCGTAAGCTAGTTGAACTGATGGGCGGGGAGCTGCGAGTATCAAGTGCGCCGGGCGAAGGTGCCGAATTTTATTTCACTCTCCCTTTTCAGCTGGGTAAGCTAAATGAGCGGGGAGAGGTGGCAACTCGTGAAACCGCCATGGCGAAGCCAGTGCTTGGCAGTACTAAGAAGGTTCTGGTGGTTGATGATAATGCTGTTAATTTGAAATACATGGATATTTTTTTGAGAAAGCAGGGCTTTGAAGTCGAGCTTGCGACAAATGGAATTGAAGCGCTGGAAGCAGTAAAGATAGAAGAATATGATTTGGTATTGATGGATATTGCAATGCCACAGATGGACGGGCTAGAAGCAACGCGCAGGATTCGTGAATCAACATCTTTTTGTGTTCGTCCAGATGTTCCAGTAGTGGCAATGACTGCTCATGCCTTAAAAGGGGATCGTGAAGCGTTTCTTGCCGCTGGAATGAACGAATATGTTGGTAAACCTATAAATCCCGATAACTTGTTACGAGTTTTGTTCGGATTGCTTCAAGAGTTTGATGCAACGGCAAAATAG
- a CDS encoding cytotoxic translational repressor of toxin-antitoxin stability system — MWEILFTSKARKQVRKLPQDMQVVLNLLAKEIQQYGPVRTSWPHYGKLKGRKEVHHCHLNKGKPRYVAVWQVTDTTIKLIEVQYVGTHEKAPY, encoded by the coding sequence ATGTGGGAAATACTATTTACGTCAAAAGCACGAAAACAAGTCCGCAAGCTCCCGCAGGATATGCAGGTTGTGCTTAACTTGCTTGCTAAGGAAATTCAACAGTACGGCCCAGTAAGAACATCATGGCCGCACTATGGAAAGTTAAAAGGACGCAAAGAAGTCCACCACTGCCACCTGAACAAAGGTAAACCGCGCTATGTTGCAGTATGGCAGGTAACAGATACAACTATTAAACTCATTGAGGTACAGTATGTTGGAACTCACGAAAAAGCACCATACTAG
- a CDS encoding site-specific integrase, translating into MAHLTWDRVDFRAQQINFVHTKSGKPQSVPMTKELIVMLKEIGKGLPSEPVFKQRTGAPWFTDRTGYRKTESPYFFRHAVEKLGLNEGHARQTRLTFHYLRHTAATILLTSRVDPRTVQEIMGWSTLRMLVRYVHVMSETKRQAVNALEGALSLAS; encoded by the coding sequence ATCGCTCATCTTACATGGGACAGAGTCGATTTTCGTGCCCAACAGATTAATTTTGTCCATACAAAGTCCGGAAAGCCCCAATCGGTTCCTATGACTAAGGAACTCATTGTAATGCTGAAAGAGATTGGAAAAGGCCTACCAAGTGAACCTGTGTTCAAACAACGTACAGGCGCTCCGTGGTTCACAGATAGAACTGGATATCGAAAAACAGAATCCCCATACTTTTTCCGTCATGCAGTTGAAAAGCTAGGTCTCAATGAAGGACACGCACGTCAAACACGCCTAACCTTTCATTACCTACGCCATACTGCCGCAACTATTCTTTTAACCAGTAGAGTCGATCCACGAACAGTTCAAGAAATAATGGGTTGGAGCACCCTCCGCATGTTGGTGCGGTACGTTCATGTAATGTCTGAAACAAAACGCCAAGCTGTTAACGCTCTTGAAGGTGCTTTATCCTTGGCAAGTTAG
- a CDS encoding helix-turn-helix transcriptional regulator — translation MLELTKKHHTSDVTEICLRVPTKDAQQVFEATKQFLLLAGLPVQETNEQGEPLYTLDEVFPDSHPGVALKGYRIKEGITQKALAKQLEISPSNLSDMEHGRRPISKAMAKRIEKVTGIGYKVFL, via the coding sequence ATGTTGGAACTCACGAAAAAGCACCATACTAGTGATGTAACTGAGATCTGCTTGCGCGTACCAACTAAAGACGCTCAGCAGGTCTTTGAAGCAACCAAACAGTTTTTGCTTCTTGCAGGTTTGCCCGTTCAGGAAACAAACGAACAAGGCGAACCTCTTTACACTTTAGACGAAGTCTTCCCTGATTCACACCCTGGAGTCGCTTTAAAGGGCTACAGGATAAAAGAAGGCATTACGCAAAAAGCACTCGCTAAACAGCTTGAAATATCTCCTAGCAACCTTTCCGACATGGAACATGGCCGTCGCCCTATCAGTAAAGCAATGGCTAAACGTATCGAGAAGGTTACAGGGATTGGATACAAGGTCTTTCTTTAA
- a CDS encoding AAA family ATPase produces MHNITISGFLTLKLPERSFLLNPIIPQQGLALLYAPRGLGKTYAALSIALAVASGSEVYDWQATSPHQVLYIDGEMPACSMQESLNGLSKGMKLTVPYPELFQIITPDLQTVPMPNLANPVGQQSIEALIQDTKLIVMDNLATLCRNGRENESDSWMPVQSGQLDLRRRGLSVLIVHHAGKSGDQRGTSKEDIMDTVISLKMPKGYTMQKGARFEVHLTKARGVAGEEVKPFEAHLLKRTTLSHGKSGTLKRQTLGQFKKHLENGL; encoded by the coding sequence ATGCATAACATCACCATCTCTGGTTTTCTCACCCTAAAACTTCCTGAGCGAAGTTTTCTTCTTAATCCAATAATTCCACAACAGGGACTTGCACTACTCTACGCGCCGCGTGGACTAGGAAAAACATATGCAGCCCTAAGCATTGCTCTTGCCGTTGCATCTGGCAGCGAAGTCTATGATTGGCAAGCTACAAGTCCACATCAAGTTCTCTACATCGATGGCGAAATGCCTGCTTGCTCTATGCAAGAAAGTCTCAATGGCCTGTCTAAAGGAATGAAACTAACCGTTCCTTATCCGGAGCTCTTCCAAATCATTACTCCAGATTTACAAACAGTTCCCATGCCCAATCTTGCAAACCCAGTAGGCCAACAATCCATTGAAGCCTTAATCCAAGACACCAAGCTCATTGTTATGGATAACCTAGCCACCCTTTGCCGAAATGGTCGCGAAAACGAATCTGACTCCTGGATGCCAGTACAATCTGGGCAGCTTGATTTGCGACGAAGGGGCTTATCTGTCCTTATCGTTCATCATGCAGGTAAATCCGGAGATCAGCGAGGCACCTCCAAAGAAGACATTATGGACACCGTAATCAGCCTTAAAATGCCAAAGGGATATACAATGCAGAAAGGTGCGCGCTTTGAAGTGCATCTAACCAAAGCACGCGGAGTTGCCGGAGAGGAAGTAAAGCCTTTCGAGGCTCACTTATTGAAGAGGACAACGCTCTCTCATGGAAAAAGCGGGACATTGAAGAGGCAGACACTGGGACAGTTTAAAAAGCACCTTGAAAACGGTCTCTGA
- a CDS encoding TIGR04066 family peptide maturation system protein — MKEKTLVYPFDKHFAVMLRKKNILATQCDFTELVSPAGWGLSGLDAGMVDFGSTCGIIVHADFNEALRRVDTVFFTESDHMIDKETLILPKIKLSIEKNKNIICALELTESECKLLASTAKENGVVFTYCRDNQQRNQIDLISEEQLLLRTINTPVVMVLGTIEDVGKFTAQVSFAEYLQDIGYKVSVIGSRGWSHLICEHSVPSFMFDKNYHEHEKVVLFNNFVKKIELEEKPDVIIIGVPGGLIQMSQQQTNRFGITAFEMINAVPPDATFISTYCEKYTKEHILKLRTLIENRFSIEVVGFLINNTAVDYTSFDSTSKLSTLTVSPETVDESYYVTLPVPVYGMSSQNKLFDAVIAQLASYNEVEVL; from the coding sequence ATGAAGGAAAAAACACTCGTATATCCATTTGATAAACATTTTGCAGTAATGCTTCGAAAAAAAAATATCCTTGCAACACAGTGTGATTTTACGGAACTCGTGTCACCTGCAGGATGGGGACTCTCAGGACTAGATGCAGGTATGGTCGATTTTGGCTCTACTTGTGGAATTATTGTTCACGCCGACTTTAACGAGGCACTACGGAGAGTCGATACTGTATTTTTTACAGAATCAGACCATATGATTGATAAAGAAACGCTTATTCTTCCGAAAATAAAATTATCCATTGAGAAAAATAAAAATATCATCTGTGCTCTTGAGCTTACAGAATCTGAGTGTAAGCTACTAGCTTCAACGGCAAAAGAAAATGGGGTTGTGTTTACATATTGTCGTGATAATCAACAGCGTAATCAGATAGATCTCATCTCTGAAGAACAATTGTTGCTAAGAACAATTAATACACCTGTAGTAATGGTTTTAGGGACGATAGAAGATGTTGGAAAATTTACTGCTCAGGTTTCTTTTGCAGAATATTTGCAAGATATTGGCTACAAAGTTTCTGTCATCGGTTCGCGGGGATGGAGTCATTTAATTTGCGAACATTCAGTTCCTAGCTTTATGTTCGATAAAAACTATCATGAGCATGAAAAAGTTGTTTTGTTTAACAACTTTGTCAAGAAGATTGAATTGGAAGAAAAGCCAGATGTAATTATTATCGGCGTACCTGGTGGTTTAATTCAAATGTCGCAGCAGCAAACAAATAGATTCGGAATTACTGCATTTGAAATGATTAATGCAGTTCCACCAGATGCTACCTTTATCTCGACTTATTGTGAAAAATATACGAAAGAGCATATTTTAAAATTAAGAACGCTTATTGAAAACAGGTTTTCCATTGAAGTTGTTGGATTTCTTATTAATAATACTGCAGTGGATTATACATCCTTTGACTCTACAAGTAAATTGTCAACATTAACTGTTTCTCCAGAAACCGTTGACGAATCATATTACGTCACACTTCCCGTTCCAGTATATGGAATGTCATCACAAAATAAATTATTCGATGCTGTTATTGCTCAGCTAGCAAGTTACAACGAAGTTGAAGTATTATAA
- the qrcA gene encoding menaquinone reductase multiheme cytochrome c subunit QrcA: protein MEERLLHPADGNSTSRQFGGAAPFFVGLVVALIFGWWAFPGMLYSENEQPINFNHKVHIQDAEMECSACHYFREDGTFAGLPTTESCAECHSDEPLGEDPEEARFIKEYVETGKEVKWYVYQKQPDNVFFSHAAHSLESCNNCHDFSEVELCSQCHIDVANMDKTPTYYENKLTTYSKQTMKMWQCERCHAHPEHFGVTRSSNACFVCHK, encoded by the coding sequence ATGGAGGAGAGGCTTTTACATCCTGCCGACGGGAACAGTACGTCACGCCAATTTGGCGGCGCGGCCCCGTTCTTCGTAGGTCTGGTAGTGGCACTCATCTTTGGTTGGTGGGCTTTCCCTGGAATGCTTTATTCCGAGAACGAACAGCCTATTAATTTCAACCACAAGGTGCATATTCAAGACGCAGAAATGGAATGTTCTGCGTGCCATTATTTCCGTGAAGACGGCACGTTTGCCGGTCTTCCGACAACTGAAAGCTGTGCTGAATGTCACAGCGACGAACCACTCGGGGAAGATCCGGAAGAAGCACGCTTCATTAAGGAGTACGTGGAGACCGGTAAAGAAGTTAAATGGTATGTTTACCAGAAACAGCCGGATAACGTCTTCTTCAGTCATGCAGCTCACTCGTTAGAGTCATGCAACAACTGTCATGACTTCTCTGAAGTTGAGCTCTGCTCCCAGTGTCACATTGATGTGGCAAATATGGACAAGACCCCGACTTACTATGAAAACAAGCTGACTACGTACAGCAAACAGACCATGAAGATGTGGCAATGTGAACGCTGCCATGCTCATCCAGAGCACTTTGGCGTTACTCGTTCCAGCAACGCATGCTTCGTCTGTCATAAGTAA